The nucleotide window gagacaggaggatcaggagattgaggccagcctgggctacatgagactaggtgaaaagcaaaaagaaacttgattttgtttttgcttttttagtcagggtttctctgtgtaacagttctctggctgtcccagaactcactttatagaccaggttggccttgtactcacagagattcacctgcctctgcttccttagagctgggattaaaggcatgcaccacacccAACCCtaagaaatttgttttatttcaatgcctaaatgaataaatgaattacatttggacagacttttcttttggcctccagctcacaaataatgatacAGGGACGTATTAATTCTGAAAGCTTGGCCTGATGTAGGCTTGTTCCTAcatagttcttataacttaaattaacccatatttttttttttttggttttttcgagacaaggtttctctgtggttttggagcctgtcctggaactagctcttgtagaccaggctggtctcgaactcacagagatccgcctgcctctgcctcccgagtgctgggattacaggcgtgcgccaccaccgcccggcttaacccatatttttaaatctgtgtacTTCCACGTgctcattacctcatctccattATGCCTATTCTGGTTCTTCCGCATCTGGCTGGCTGCTCTACCCTCCCTCTTCGAGTTCTCTCCATCCAGAGGTCCTGCCTAGACCTCTACCTCCCTCCTGCCAGCTATTGGTCATTTGGCTCTTTATTACGCCGATCACAGtgatatatcttcacacagtgacTATTGCACAACAGTTTCCTATTTGGAAGAGTGTCTCGTGGACCTGTGCCTTTGAGGGCATTTTGTCCTTCTCCCAAGCTTCTTGGGCTACAAACGTGAAGCTGGAAAAGAAACATGGAAGTCCCGTTAGAGACAGAGCCCTTCTGGGGTGTCACCAGaacctctctgcctcagtttttttttgcttttttggggggagggtggaGAAGATACAGTAGCcaattaactctttttttttatatttatttatttattaagtatacagtattctgtctgtgtgtattcctgcaggccagaagagggcaccagatctcattacagatggttgtgagtcaccatgtggttgctgggaattgaactcaggacctttggaagagcagacagtgctcttaacctctgagccatctctcacccCTGCCAATTAACTCTTCTATCTGGTTCCCAGACATGAAAGTATAGAAATCTGTGATGATAAggaacattcattcattcagagtTGGAGCAGGGTGCCGGCCTTTAATCCAGGACAGGAGGATGGAAAATCCACGTTGGAAGCaggcaaaggaaaaacaaacgaGACCAAAAAAGAAGTGAAATGATCATTTAAAgccatataaagaaagaaaatattctggtGGCCGTGTTTACATAGGTTGATGTAAAAGTCAGTAGAAGGCTAGGGACCTGAACAAGGCCAGATGGATGTGGTAGCTGGGGTCCACCTGTGCTTCCAGCACCCAGAAAGCCTGGCCAAGGGAGCCCCAGGGCAAGTTGACTAGCCAGGCTACCTTTATTGTGAATTCTGGGTTCATCTGAGAGACTGCCTCAAACTCcacacctgtatacacacacctacacagaggcatatctatctatctatctatctatctatctatctatctatctatctatctatctatctacaagtatatacatatatacaaattccatacataccacacacatatacacacctgaGGAGAAATCTCAGTACAGATGGGcgtggtggctcatacctataaATCCTGGCACCTGGAAGGCTGAGGTGAGAGGACCTTACCCctcacatgtgcgtgtgcacacacattcacaccctaAGGACCAGTGAGATGATAAAGGTATTTGCTGTCGATCCTGATgaactgaatttgatccccagaaaccatatgagaaaaagagaatggcttcctgaaagttgtcctctgacctccacgggtgTGACATTGTACAAgtgtgcccacacatacacatgcacacacacatacaaaataaatgataCTACATGTAATATAAgactttcaaattattttcatttatttgtttgtgttcctgtgtgtatgacacatgtgtgtgggtgccctcAGAGGGCAAGACGAAGGTGTTGgctcccccagagctggaatcatgggcagttgtgagctccccAATATGAGTATTAGGAACTGAGCATGGGTGTCttggaagaacagcaaacactctaaccactgagccacataccTGACTTGTTTTTTTTGGCAAGGTAGCGAGGAAAACATTGATTGAGAAAGAACAGACTTTCTTTacagataaaaaaatgaaatttagctccaaatggattttaaaaaactaaacgTAACAGGTACAACCACAAATGACAAGGAGGCTAAGGGGTAGCTCAGTGTTAGGATGCTTGTGCAACCCGGGACCCTGGGCCTCATCCCCAGcaatacatacattcacataacACACATTCACCCTTAAACtctcacacacttacacacacacacattgagctgggcatggtagttcatgtctgtaatcccagctagcCTGTGCTCCATAACGAGTTAAGGAACAAGAAATTCAGCCAGGCATGCTGCCAAGCTCAGGTGATCTATCATCTAAGTGGTTAATGATGAACTGTCTTGCTATGTGCCTTACgtcagtttcctttttctttttcaagacagggtttctctgtgtggctttggctggcctagaactctgtagaccaggttagcttcagacttacaaagatccacctgcttctgcctcccttgtgctgggactAGAGCTGTGTGCTACCACCCTGGCctccttgtgtttttgtttgaagATTGCCTCAAGTAGCCCAAGTTGGCCCCAAACTGCCTTTGTGACTGAGACTGACCCTGAACTCCTAATCTtgctgcctttacctcctgaagGCTAAAATTACTAATTGtatctggatttaaaaaaaaaagccatatttGTTAGTACATGCCTGTAAATTCTAGCACTGAGGAAGACGTGATAGGAGAATCactaattcaaggccagcctaggctacataaccAACCTTCCTGGAAAAGAAAGCTTGAATGAAGACACtgggcctgtaatctcagcactgaggaggcagacacTATATAGTATATTTGAGGCCAGCTACTTTAGAAATCAAACTAACTAAaggtctggagaaatggttcagaggttaagagcactagttgctcttccagaggttctgagttcaatttccagaaaccacatggtggctcacaaccatctgtaatgagatctggtgccatcttctggcatgtaggcatgcATGCAAGTAGAACATTGTACACAAAacaaatcaatctttaaaaacaatatgctcttgggctggagaggtggctcagtggttaagagcgccatctgctcttccagaggtcctgagttcaattcccagcaaccacatggtggctcacaaccatctgtaatgagatctggcgccctcctctggcgtttgggtatacatggaggcagaaagttgtatacataataaataaatatatctttaaaaaaatgctcttaagtcataaaacatttaagaaaaaaaatcagcaaacaaacaaaaaatagtatcTCCATCCTCTTTATAGTTTGAGCAGATTTGTTCCCCACCTGGGAATTTGCATTCTGATGAGTTCCCAAGTGTCCATGCCACTAGCTTGTACCATTTTCTAAATATTGCCTcatggaggggtgggggtgggctgggggttGGAATCCCATGTCAATCTTACAACTGTGCTGTGTTTAGGACTTTACATCTCAACTATTTTAGGACCAAGcagtattttgttattatttaatgCTTCTATCTCACTAGGTGTGGGttgtgcatgactttaatcccagcactctgaggcagaggcaggcgaatctgaGTGtgagggcagcttggtctacatagtgagttccacaaCAGTCAGAGCTGtaatagtgagactctgtctcaggaaaaaaaaaaaaagctgggcaatAGTGGtgagatctttaatcccagcactcaggaggcagaggcaggtgaatctctgtgaattcaaggccagcctggtttacaaagagagtgccaggacaggtttcaaagctacacggagaaaccctgtctcgaaacaccatcCCAAGACAAAcaatcatcttttattttattatgctgtaataaaaattttcacaaagttgtacacatacacacacaatcaggaGATTCCGGTTTCCtagatttcaattaaaaaaaaaaacaaaaatcaaatcaaaaacaaaaaaactccaccCTCATCTCTGTATTGAGTATAGTAATACCGAATTATTCCTGACAACCTTCccactccctagtgctgggatcatacCCAGGCCCTCATTGCATGtctaggcaagtactttactacTGCTTTATCGTCCAACTTGtgtattttttcttctccctttttttgagacataggCTCATACAGCCCAGACTATGTTATCTTTTCTTTAAGAgtttgttgggaaaaaaaatttcctttttaataaatgcattatcagtgttttgcctatgtgtgtgtctgtgcacatgtgtgcagtgtctgaGGGCAGAACAGGGAGTCAGATTCTCTGAGACAGGAAttagagatggttatgagccacggagccaccacgtgggtgctgagagctgagtctgggtcctctggaagaacggcCAGTGCTCCTtcgttttattttgagacagggtttctctgtgtagcccaggctgtcctgaaactcaatttgtaggccaatctgcctgcctctgctgggattaaaaggtgtgagccaccaccgcccagctcgtgtctgtctgtctttctttctcttgtttttcttgagacaggtttctctaacagccttagctgtcctggaactagttcttatagaccaagttggtcttgaactcacagagatccgactgcctctgcctcccaagtgctgggattaaaggtgtgcgccaccattgccagTTGTCTCAACCTGCAAAATTAGAGCAATAGCAAGTTCATCTGAGAGTCCTCCAAGTAATGCAATGCTATCATTTCCAGACTGTTCTGCACTGGACTGGGGTTTACAGGTCAAGATTTCTCTGTACACTGATTAGATTGGGGTCTGTGTCATCTCCCCTCCTTATTCTACTTACAGTCCTGCCTAATTCATTTGAATGGAGGCGTAGCGcctgctccccgcccccaccaccTTTTAGACAGTAGATACATCACACATGATTACTGGTGATAGTTTATTATCTGTTAGTAGCAcacagaccaaatattaatcacTCAGAACTATGTCTCTATAGACGTGAGGAACGATACGGGGCCATTCTGTGGGGGACTGCATGCATTTAGTGATTGTTATGTTTCAGGCTTTTCATCTTCTTCCTATGACGCTCAATTTGTTTCTGCAGACGCTCAATCTCCTGCTCGTGGTGCTCGATCTCGTcctcatggtgtttcttcaggGCAGCCAGTTGTTCTCTGGTCTTCTCTCTAATGGAGACAGCGGCCGAGGGTTTAATTTCAATCCTCCACCCAAAGAGATCTTTAGTTTActtttattacattcatttgtgtgtttggggtggaggtgggggtgggatggagtTTGTGGGAATCGGTTCTCTCCTACTCTGTGAGTCCCTGGTGTCAAAACTCAGCTTCACAGTCTTATTACAAAGCACCTTTGCCCTCTGAGTCACTCCACTGCCTCCCTAGGAGATCTTTAGTCATACTGAAGGCAGGCAGGGTTACTGGCTCACTGAGTAACCCGGCACCTTGAAGGCTGAGCTAGGAGGAATTACTGCGCATCTGAGGCCAGTCCGAGTTCCAGTACACTtaaactacagagtgagactgttTTGGAAGCCccaaacaaggggctggagagatggctcaatggttaggagcacttgctctagcaaggacctgggttcagttaccAGCCTTAACATGGCAGCTaaagccatctgtaattccagttctcagGGTTCTAAGGGATCCAACTGTTGTCTTTGGATAAGTTCCCAATTTAAGTTTACTGAGTTGGGACTGCGAATACGGCTCAATGAGTAAGAGCATTCGCTGCTCTTGCACAGAACTCAGGTTCCGTTTCTAGCACTCACACCCATATGTAACtgtagtttcaggggatctgacaccctcttctggcctccacaggtaccaggtactcatgtggcacacatacatacattaggCAATAAactcatatatgtaaaaaaattaaataagagctGTAGAGGTGGCTCTGAGATTAAGAGCATGTATTTTTCTTCCAGAAGAATCCAaatttaattcctagcacccatgttaggCAGCTTACAACTCTAGGGGATCTAccgcctctggcctctgagggtccCCACACACTTGTCacaagcaagcatgcatgcatgtacacacacacacacacacacacacacaatttaaataatGTGCACCACCATaatcagcttctttttttttttaagattttagaaaaagatttatatatatacaatgctctgcctgcatgtatgccaaagaggtcaccagatctcattatagatggctgtaagccaacatgtggttgctgggaattgaacttaggacctctggaagaatagccagtgctcttaacttctgagccatctctcgagccccaagatttattttatgttttatgtatatgagtgttttgcctgattttttttttttaatgagacagggtctctttatgtatggctgtcctggaactagatatgTAGATATATAGACCATATGACTTTAAACTCAGGGagcttttcctgcctctgcctccagaatgttaggattaaaggtgtgcaccatatgtatgcatgcattgtCCAtttaggccagaagaaggtgtgggatgccatggaactggagctacagacagttgttagaCACCATGTGGACATTGGCAATagaacctggttcctctggaaaagcagtcagtgctcttaacccctgagccacctctccagcccctgcatacTGCCCTagcagaggacctcagtttggttaccagcaccagtttcagcagctcacaactgcttgtgacTTTCATTCCAGGGGCACCCATTGACTCTGGCTTCCCGGGGCACTTGTATTTACACCCACACATCCAAACAGCCACAGAactcaaaataaagtaaatctttaaaagaaagaaaacccaaacacGACTCAACAACACAGTCATACCCAAGGTAAAGAATAAAGGTTCCAAGTCAGGAGTGGTGGTATTCccctaatcccaacacttagaaagcagaggcaggggaaatgCCATCCTGACAATTGTTTTTTGGTACTGAGACTTGAACCCCCGACATCTGCATGTTTTTAAGTTCTTAGTTCATAACTGAGCAACAACCCCTATAGGTTCTAGGACAATCCTTAGGACGAAACCAAAGGAGGAACAGAAGCAAGATTAGTTTCCGGCTGCTCTCCAGTGTGGACAAATGGCAGTTAAAGATAACTCAGGGTTGGGAAAGCGTTGTAGATATAGTCCACTCCCTGTTTCTAACCAATCGAGAAATATCTACCACCCAGGGTCTGAGTAGGGCAAAAGTCTCCCGAAGTGAGGGAAGTCTAGCTTTGAGCAGGAACTACTAGCAGCTAAGAACCTAGCTCTTGCGAAGAACTGAAGACACGCGGAGGATCTAGAAATGACTGACAGGGTCTGAGGTCTCAGGGAAAGCATGCAGCCTTACAAAACTAATGCGCGCGGGGGAAAGgttgaagagaggaaaaagagagagagagaggacagaggagagagaggagagaggagagaggagagaggggagaggggagaggagagagagagagagagagagagagagagagagagagagagaacagactcaGAAGTTCTGCTTGTCCTGGTTGGATGTAAACACTGTTCAAAGCGCCTGGGGGTCTCGCACTGACAGAAGTGCTGAGCGAGTGAACGTGGGCGAGGAAGATGATAGCTAATGATAAATTAGGAGATGAGCCTTGGGTTGAGTCCTGCAGATCGGCTTAGGGCTGGTGGGAGGCCAGCAGTGTGGTACTGGTACTGATGTTAAATGATTCAACTATGTTGAGACACAATGGCTTCATCGACCTGGGAATTCTGCCAGAGGATGGGCGCCCCAAGGGACCAGGTAAAGATGGGTGGAGCGACAGAGGGCGTagaaaggacaggaaggagatggaggcaggactTGGGACCAGATGGGCCTCACCGGAAGTACCGATCCTCTtcagccttctctctctttccgAAGGCCCCACCGGCTTCTCGGATGGAGCCAGCGCCACTGTCCATGCTCTCCGACTGCAGAGAGAGACGGAATCATGGCAAAAGGCACAACAAGGAAGAGAGGACCCGCGCCCCGGGATGGGCCGTAGGTCCTGCCGCCACCTACCGAGTCGGAGCCGAAGCCTCGGGTTTGCAGGACCCTCATACCCCATGCGCCGAGCCGAGCCCGAATCGCCAGCGCCGAGCCTGCCATTGTTTCCTGCGCAGCTCCGCTCCCGTCCCGGGCGTAGCAGCTTCTCTCCAAGCGCGCTAACTGCGAGGGCGGCCAAGCCGCCAATCTGGACGATGGAGAGGCGGGACGAGCACGGGCACAGCGAATCAGAAAGGAGGGGGCGGGGTTTCTAGCAGTCCGCCGCGAATGTCGAGAGGGAGGCGGGTTTATGCTTAGCCAACTGCTAATAACCTGGGCTCTAGAGCATCATGACCCTGAAGTCTTGGGCGCGGTGTCAGAAGATGAAATCTTGGCTTTTGGTATCATTAGACTGAGGATGTCGTCCACTCCCCATCGcacaattttaaacataaagtggttttataaaaaatgtaaatgatagAAATCCCCTCGGACATCCATAAATCGGGGAAATACAAAGCTTGTGGTAGTAATGCCTAGAATACCGACTGTCTGGGTATCGACCTCCAACCTACCTCTATTTGTACACATGAAATCGTGTTCGTTCCTtaggaggttttttgtttttttggattatATTGCCATTTCAGTCTCTTCTCTCACCTTAAATTTCACTTTCTCAGAGAAACCTTTTTTGGCCTTAGTAATCCTGTcattagcaatttttaaaatcctacTTCCCAGTTCTTCCTTCCCAGTTTGCTTTGTGAAGCTACCGGAACCTTAGTAGGTAACGAATTAGAATTTGTGAACTGTATTAATATGTCATTGTACGGACCAGGTAATAGCTTTTGGTGCAATGAGACGGAAAGGAACATGGAACTGCTGAAGGAATAAACAAATTGTAGCATAAGCATACTTTTGTGGAATTTGATGCAGTCATAAAATGGAGTATATTCTTATATAGGCTCCTTTTGGATGGACTATAACATGTGCTACGtgaaaaaactaaatataaaaggTATCGTATTTCCCTCCATGGGAAATGTCCAGAATAGGACAAATAGCCGGAGATAACAGATTCCTTTTTGACAGAGACTGGGGGAGAAGGAAACTGCTTAGTGAGTACCAAgtgtggattttattttatttatttatttattttttttagtttttcgagacagggtttctctgtagctttggagtctgtcctggcactagctcttgtagaccaggctggcctcgaactcacagagatccgcctgcctctcaagtgctgggattaaaggcgtgcaccaccaccgcctggctcaagtgtggattttaaaagaataattttatctatctatctatctatctatctatctatctatctatctatctatctatctatctatctatctatgtttttttgagacagtttctctatgtaggaactcactctgtagaccaggctggcctcaagagattcacctgcctctgcctccttagtgctggaattaaaggcatctgccaccactacccagcaagagtaattttttgtttttactaaaaattttatgtggccagtcatggtggcatatgcctattagcactagggaggccgaagcagctggatctctatgagttcgaggccaacctgatctacagttTGTTCCAGGAGCCCGGGCTATGTAgagactatttttttcttttggtttttcgagacagggtttctctgcggttttggagcctgtcctggaactagctcttgtagaccaggctggactcgaactcacagagatccgcctgcctctgcctcccaagtgctgggattaaaggcgtgcgccaccaccgcccggctgagaccATTTttcaaaaagcagaaacaaccacaaaagtgtgtgtggtgtgtttgcatGGGCTGGCTGTAGCATACGTGTGAAGTCAGGCGGCAACTTTTGGgagtggtttatttttcttccactctgtgggtccCGGGTCGACAGGCTAGGCGACGGGAGCATTGACCAGCTGGgtcataactttaatcccagcactcaggaggcagcggcaggcggatctctgagttcgagggcagcctggtctatagagcgagttccaggagagccaaggcgaTGCAGGGAAacattgtttcaaaaaataaaaaaataaataaaaacaaaataaaatcaggtAGGGTCTCAGGGCCCTTTAAGAGCAGTTTGGCGGCGGAGGCTGTCCGGGAAGGCGGGCTTGGAACGGTCACGTGAGGCTGCGCCTGCGCAGAACGGTCACGTGCCGGCAGGCTGCGAAAATGGCGGCTTCTGGAGAGAGCGGGGCTTCGGGCGGCGGAGGCAGCACAGAGGAGGCATTTATGACCTTCTACAGTGAGGTGAGCTCGGAGTAAGGTTGGTGGTCTCACGGAGAGCGTGCTCCTGCTCCGTCCGCAGCGGCCCGGGGCAGCGGGACGCCTCCTGGGACCGTTGGCCCGCGCCGTCCGGCCTGGGGACTACGGACCTGCCGCGGGGTGCGTGCGCTGCCGCCACTGTGGCTGCTGAGGTCCCCGGAGCGCGGCGGGGCGGCCGGGCCTGTGGACCCAGACCCGGAGAGAGACCGGCGAGCTGCTTGCGTTGCTGCAGCCGGCAGGCCGTGGAGTCTACGACCTGCGGAGGTTGGCGCCTTCCTGGCGGAGACGGAGTTGCAGCGCACCTGCTTTTATTTGTAAACAGGAGGGAGGCCTTTCCCATTCCTCTGCCGTGAGTGTGTGAGTGGCAGTTTCTGCGGTTTACCAGTGCTGAGCACTGTTCATCGTGACACGAATGCGTTATATGACAGCCCCCCAATCTTTAGCATGGCGAACCTTAAGAAGGTGCATATGTACTTGCTTCTGCGACTTTCTTCAGGAAACAGCTTGGTATCAGGACAGGTGTGGACTGGGTCTGAGCCTTGTTTCCGATTGCATCGCTAGCGCCAAGTGCATGGCAGATGTTTAGCATATAGtcagtgaataaatgaatggataaactGAATAAAAGCACGCCGTTTGGCGTCAGAGGCCCTCGTAGTGACGTCTTGCAAGGTAATCTAACTGCTGTTGCAGTCTTTCAAGACACCAATTGCCATGTGCATAACAAGAGGGAGTTAATGTTACAAGAGTTTTCACGACGATTGAAGAAAGCAGCTTGCAAatgagcctctcctggaactcacttggtagaccaggctggcctcgaactcaaagatctacctgtgattgcctcctgagtgttgaaattataggcgtgggccaccaccacccagctgaggcAGTTGTCTTTTAAGTCATTGTCTCCTATTAACTCAGTTGGACccttcctgctttagcctccgaagtgctgggattagagccaTCATCTCCTGCGTTTATAATAGTACTTGTTATGTAGTACTCACCCCCCATAGTGTTGGcttttttcctctctcactgAGGGG belongs to Microtus pennsylvanicus isolate mMicPen1 chromosome 13, mMicPen1.hap1, whole genome shotgun sequence and includes:
- the Atp5if1 gene encoding ATPase inhibitor, mitochondrial codes for the protein MAGSALAIRARLGAWGMRVLQTRGFGSDSSESMDSGAGSIREAGGAFGKREKAEEDRYFREKTREQLAALKKHHEDEIEHHEQEIERLQKQIERHRKKMKSLKHNNH